A window of the Lactobacillus gasseri ATCC 33323 = JCM 1131 genome harbors these coding sequences:
- a CDS encoding methionine ABC transporter permease, whose protein sequence is MISFLTKNFPNVVALGWGGDAGWGTAIFQTLFMTFWSAIFGGILGLVFGLLLVLTKPKGILANKVVYWIVDKLVSIFRAVPFIILLAFVAPVTQKIVGTQIGMKAALVPLTLGVFPFFARQVQVALESVDNGKIEAAEALGASTKDIIFDVYLRESRSELARVSTVTLISLIGLTAMAGAVGAGGLGNTAISYGYNRFNNDVTLVATLLVLLLVLIVQVVGDLVAKKLNHQER, encoded by the coding sequence ATGATTAGTTTTTTGACTAAAAACTTTCCTAATGTTGTGGCCCTAGGTTGGGGTGGAGATGCTGGTTGGGGAACAGCTATTTTCCAAACCTTATTTATGACTTTTTGGTCAGCTATTTTTGGAGGAATCCTTGGTTTGGTTTTTGGCTTACTTCTTGTTTTGACGAAACCAAAAGGAATTTTAGCCAATAAAGTTGTTTATTGGATCGTTGATAAACTTGTATCTATCTTCAGAGCCGTTCCATTTATTATTTTGCTGGCTTTCGTTGCTCCAGTTACTCAGAAAATCGTCGGTACTCAAATTGGAATGAAAGCGGCTTTAGTACCATTAACTTTAGGTGTTTTTCCATTTTTTGCTAGACAAGTTCAAGTTGCGCTTGAAAGTGTCGATAATGGAAAGATTGAAGCAGCTGAAGCTTTAGGTGCTTCAACTAAAGATATTATTTTTGATGTTTATTTAAGAGAAAGTAGATCCGAATTAGCTAGAGTGTCGACAGTAACTTTGATTAGTTTAATCGGCTTGACAGCAATGGCAGGTGCCGTTGGAGCTGGTGGTCTAGGTAATACAGCTATTTCTTATGGCTATAATCGATTTAATAATGATGTTACTTTAGTAGCAACATTATTAGTCTTATTGTTAGTGCTAATTGTACAAGTAGTTGGTGATTTAGTAGCAAAGAAATTGAATCACCAGGAACGTTAA
- a CDS encoding class II fumarate hydratase — MVKKGYRVESDTLGPVEIPEKALWGPQTQRSKDNFHTGALMPIGIIRALLQIKLAAAQANIEAGTETEEKGRAIIEAIHQLLDLNNEELQPYFPLHVYQTGSGTQTNMNVNEVVANLANQNHPGLNILPNDDVNMGQSSNDTFPTAMNLVATQALDDLKPSVKHLIKELKAKQDEYWTTVKVGRTHLQDAVPLTFGQELSGYVAALNHDLAYINELEETLYELPIGGTAVGTGLNAAPGMAEDISERLSRKYGHQFDVKTNKFFGLANHSGLNVVHGALKALAADMFKIAQDIRFLGSGPRAGLGELNLPANEPGSSIMPGKVNPTQAEAVTMACLRVFGNDTTITMAASQGNFEMNVFKLVMIAAFLESANVLSGTISSFANKMIHGMTVNKERMAKDVTDSLMTVTALSPHIGYHEAATIAQTAAKENTTLRTAALKSGLVTKEQYDKWMKPITMTNAMNTKPIDD; from the coding sequence ATGGTAAAAAAAGGTTATCGTGTTGAAAGTGATACATTAGGTCCAGTGGAGATTCCAGAAAAAGCATTATGGGGTCCACAAACTCAAAGAAGTAAAGATAATTTCCACACTGGAGCATTAATGCCAATTGGTATTATTCGGGCACTTCTTCAAATAAAACTAGCTGCGGCTCAAGCTAATATTGAAGCTGGTACTGAAACGGAAGAAAAGGGACGCGCAATTATTGAAGCAATTCATCAATTACTTGATTTAAATAATGAAGAGTTGCAACCATACTTTCCACTTCATGTTTATCAAACTGGATCTGGTACTCAGACCAATATGAACGTTAATGAAGTTGTAGCCAATTTAGCTAATCAAAATCATCCTGGCTTAAATATTTTACCTAATGATGACGTGAATATGGGACAATCTTCAAACGATACTTTTCCGACTGCAATGAATTTAGTTGCTACGCAAGCTCTGGATGATTTAAAGCCATCTGTCAAACACCTAATTAAAGAATTGAAGGCTAAGCAAGATGAATACTGGACTACAGTTAAAGTAGGTAGAACACACTTACAAGATGCTGTTCCATTAACTTTTGGTCAAGAACTATCCGGCTATGTTGCTGCGCTTAATCATGATTTGGCTTATATTAATGAACTGGAAGAAACTTTATATGAATTGCCAATTGGAGGAACTGCTGTTGGTACTGGACTTAACGCAGCTCCAGGTATGGCTGAAGATATTTCTGAGCGTTTATCAAGAAAGTATGGTCACCAATTTGATGTAAAAACTAATAAATTCTTCGGTTTAGCAAATCACTCAGGCTTAAATGTTGTTCATGGTGCTCTAAAAGCCTTAGCTGCTGATATGTTTAAAATTGCTCAAGATATTCGTTTCTTAGGTTCCGGTCCCAGAGCTGGTTTAGGAGAATTAAATTTACCAGCAAATGAACCAGGTTCTTCAATTATGCCGGGTAAAGTTAATCCTACTCAAGCAGAAGCAGTTACTATGGCCTGCTTGAGAGTATTTGGAAACGACACAACAATTACAATGGCAGCTTCTCAAGGAAACTTTGAAATGAATGTCTTCAAACTTGTTATGATTGCAGCATTCTTAGAGTCAGCAAATGTTTTATCAGGAACTATTTCAAGCTTTGCTAATAAGATGATTCATGGTATGACTGTAAACAAGGAAAGAATGGCAAAAGATGTCACGGATTCCTTAATGACCGTTACTGCACTTTCACCTCATATTGGTTATCACGAAGCAGCTACAATTGCACAAACTGCGGCTAAAGAAAATACAACTTTACGGACAGCAGCTTTAAAGAGTGGTCTAGTAACTAAAGAACAATACGATAAATGGATGAAGCCAATCACGATGACAAATGCAATGAATACTAAACCAATTGATGATTAA
- a CDS encoding flavocytochrome c, giving the protein MAYKFPTQTVDNLKEEYDAIIVGSGGTGLAAAIQAHQYGLNVAILEKNSFLGGNTMRASSGMNAAESIVQARLGVNDSMQKFYDETLKSGGYMNDREMLHYFVEHAPLAIAWLEDLGIKVDDLTITGGMSKKRTHRPSSMAPIGAFLVNNLLKLADERHIPIFIDSKVTNLLQDKNKKITGVEVNNERRIRAKAVLLATGGFGAAKDLIAKYRPDLRDYKTTNQAGATGDGLKLADKVGAQLEQLELVQVHPTVQQDTDHAYLIGEAVRGEGAILVDHQGKRFINELSTRKIVSNAITETPEHSAYLIFDQGVRDRVKAIEFYDSINLVVHGNTIEELAENIKVPAANLTATLQNWNEAVEKNSDEEFGRTTGMASLDHAPYYAIHIAPAIHYTMGGIHIAPDTRVYDTNGNFIAGLYAAGEVSGGLHGNNRIGGNSIAETIIFGREAGKAMAELIK; this is encoded by the coding sequence ATGGCATATAAATTTCCAACACAAACAGTAGATAATTTAAAGGAAGAATATGACGCAATTATCGTCGGTAGTGGCGGTACTGGTTTAGCAGCTGCAATCCAAGCACATCAATATGGTCTAAATGTTGCTATTTTAGAAAAAAATAGCTTTTTAGGTGGAAATACTATGAGAGCTAGTTCAGGGATGAATGCAGCTGAAAGTATCGTTCAAGCTCGTCTGGGAGTAAACGATAGTATGCAAAAGTTTTATGATGAAACGCTAAAAAGTGGCGGTTATATGAATGACCGTGAAATGCTCCATTATTTTGTTGAGCATGCACCTTTAGCTATTGCTTGGCTTGAAGATTTAGGCATTAAGGTAGATGATTTAACTATTACAGGTGGTATGTCTAAAAAGAGGACGCATCGTCCGTCTTCAATGGCTCCAATCGGTGCCTTTTTAGTTAATAATTTACTTAAGCTGGCAGATGAACGTCACATTCCAATTTTTATCGATTCAAAGGTTACTAACTTATTGCAAGATAAAAATAAGAAAATTACTGGTGTAGAAGTTAATAATGAACGTCGAATAAGAGCTAAAGCGGTTTTGCTTGCTACTGGCGGTTTCGGTGCTGCTAAAGATTTAATTGCTAAATATCGTCCCGATTTACGTGATTACAAAACAACTAATCAAGCAGGTGCTACTGGAGACGGTTTAAAATTAGCTGATAAAGTTGGGGCACAATTAGAACAATTGGAGTTAGTTCAAGTTCATCCAACTGTGCAGCAAGATACAGATCACGCGTATTTAATTGGCGAAGCAGTGCGTGGTGAAGGAGCAATTTTAGTTGATCACCAGGGTAAAAGATTTATTAATGAATTAAGTACTCGTAAGATTGTCTCTAATGCGATTACTGAAACTCCTGAGCATTCTGCATATTTAATTTTTGATCAAGGAGTTAGAGACAGAGTTAAGGCGATCGAATTCTATGACTCAATTAATTTAGTTGTTCATGGAAATACAATTGAAGAATTAGCTGAAAATATTAAAGTTCCAGCTGCAAATCTTACAGCAACCCTTCAAAATTGGAATGAAGCAGTTGAAAAGAATAGTGATGAAGAATTTGGACGTACGACTGGTATGGCTAGTTTAGATCATGCTCCATACTATGCTATTCATATTGCACCTGCTATTCACTATACAATGGGTGGAATTCATATTGCACCTGATACTAGAGTATATGATACTAATGGTAATTTTATTGCTGGATTATATGCCGCTGGTGAAGTTAGTGGTGGCTTGCACGGAAATAATCGAATTGGTGGTAATTCAATTGCCGAAACAATTATCTTTGGTCGTGAAGCAGGGAAAGCTATGGCAGAGTTAATCAAATAA
- a CDS encoding L-lactate dehydrogenase, which translates to MSRRKVFLVGDGRVGSTFANDLLQNVKIDELVICDVVKKITEGDALDLEDLAPFVGQCTVKSGDYSDAKDADIAVITAGAARKPGMTRLDLVNTNVKILESIVKPIVDSGFNGIFVVSANPVDILTTLTQKLSGFPKNKVIGTGTSLDTARLRVALSHKTGVNVDHIDAYVLGEHGDTSFENFDEAIIDHKPLRSYKELDEQTLAELETDVRKKGGKIIANKGATFYGVAMCLTQICKAILENTARVMPLSAPMTGEYGIHDLYLGSPAVVTANGISDVIELHLSEDEKKKMTYSATKMKEVVDGINL; encoded by the coding sequence ATGAGTCGTAGAAAAGTATTTTTAGTTGGTGACGGTCGAGTTGGCTCAACTTTTGCAAATGATTTATTGCAAAATGTAAAAATTGATGAATTGGTAATTTGCGATGTAGTTAAGAAAATTACTGAAGGAGATGCCTTAGACTTAGAGGACCTAGCTCCATTTGTTGGTCAATGTACAGTAAAGAGTGGAGATTACAGTGATGCTAAAGATGCAGATATTGCCGTAATTACTGCTGGTGCTGCAAGAAAGCCGGGGATGACCAGATTAGACTTAGTAAATACTAATGTTAAAATTTTAGAATCAATTGTAAAGCCGATTGTTGATTCTGGCTTTAATGGTATTTTCGTGGTTTCTGCAAACCCAGTAGATATTTTAACTACTTTAACGCAAAAATTATCTGGGTTTCCTAAGAATAAGGTTATTGGAACAGGAACATCCCTTGATACAGCACGTTTGCGTGTAGCATTATCACACAAGACGGGTGTGAATGTTGATCACATTGATGCTTATGTTTTAGGTGAACATGGTGATACTTCCTTTGAAAACTTCGATGAAGCCATCATCGACCATAAACCACTTCGTTCTTATAAAGAATTAGATGAACAAACTTTAGCTGAATTAGAAACTGATGTACGCAAAAAGGGTGGCAAGATTATTGCTAACAAGGGTGCAACTTTCTATGGTGTTGCAATGTGCTTAACTCAAATTTGTAAAGCAATTTTAGAAAATACTGCGCGCGTTATGCCATTATCAGCTCCAATGACTGGCGAATATGGTATTCATGATCTTTATCTTGGAAGTCCAGCAGTTGTTACAGCTAACGGAATTAGTGATGTAATTGAACTTCATTTATCTGAAGATGAAAAGAAGAAAATGACTTATTCAGCAACAAAGATGAAAGAGGTTGTTGATGGAATCAATCTATAA
- a CDS encoding threonine/serine ThrE exporter family protein — protein sequence MKNKENKIERVNQLHHQHTLSHHHHMRIRWQEFFTSDNITPAKNATLAERSVIVGHIGMMLLSYGTGAWRVRSAMNTIARCLDMTCSTDIGLVSIEYTCVDADGKSYTQALSLPTTGVNTTKLDRMENFVNQFKEDDGNWTIGQIHNRLEEISTMKSRYSPWQVGLAAGLACGGFIFLLGGGIFEVICAFFGASCGNYVRRKMADRHLTILANITVAVAVACAVYVGSFYLIRLFYPVSLHHLDGYIGAMLFVIPGFPFITSGLDLSKLDMRSGLERMAYAIMIIVVATAVGWVMALVLNLHPQNFEKLNLTPVVLTLLRLIASFCGVFGFSIMFNSKVSMATVAGLSGAVANTLRLSLVNWSNVPPAVAAFIGAFVAGMLASIIRRKIGFPRIAITVPSIVIMVPGLYMYRAMFNLGLTSLNAGALWMVQALMIVICLPLGLIAARILMDKDWRHAG from the coding sequence GTGAAAAACAAGGAAAACAAAATTGAGCGTGTAAATCAATTACACCATCAGCATACTTTGTCGCATCACCATCATATGCGAATTCGTTGGCAAGAATTTTTTACGAGTGATAATATTACACCAGCTAAAAATGCTACTTTGGCTGAACGTTCTGTGATTGTAGGTCATATTGGAATGATGCTTTTGTCATATGGAACAGGAGCTTGGCGAGTAAGATCGGCAATGAATACAATTGCTCGCTGTTTAGATATGACTTGTAGTACTGATATTGGCTTAGTATCAATTGAGTATACTTGTGTTGACGCCGATGGTAAGAGCTATACTCAGGCCTTGAGTTTACCAACAACTGGCGTTAATACAACAAAACTGGACCGAATGGAAAATTTTGTTAATCAGTTTAAAGAAGATGATGGAAACTGGACTATTGGTCAAATTCATAATCGTTTAGAAGAAATTTCAACTATGAAGTCAAGGTATTCACCTTGGCAAGTTGGATTAGCAGCTGGTTTAGCCTGTGGAGGATTTATCTTCTTACTCGGTGGTGGAATTTTTGAAGTTATTTGTGCCTTTTTTGGAGCTAGCTGCGGAAATTATGTACGCCGTAAAATGGCAGACCGTCATCTCACTATTTTGGCGAATATTACTGTAGCTGTAGCGGTTGCTTGCGCAGTTTATGTGGGAAGTTTCTATTTAATCAGATTATTTTATCCAGTAAGTTTACATCATTTAGATGGATATATTGGCGCAATGCTATTTGTAATTCCAGGATTTCCATTTATTACATCAGGACTTGACCTTTCTAAGTTAGATATGCGGTCGGGTTTAGAGCGGATGGCTTATGCTATTATGATTATTGTTGTTGCTACAGCGGTTGGTTGGGTAATGGCTTTAGTTTTAAATTTGCACCCACAGAATTTTGAAAAGTTGAATTTAACGCCGGTAGTTTTGACGCTTTTAAGATTAATAGCTAGTTTTTGCGGGGTCTTTGGTTTCTCAATTATGTTCAATTCTAAGGTCTCAATGGCAACTGTAGCTGGCCTTTCGGGAGCTGTTGCTAATACCTTGCGTTTAAGCTTAGTTAATTGGTCAAACGTACCGCCAGCAGTTGCTGCTTTTATTGGGGCTTTCGTAGCAGGGATGCTTGCATCAATTATTAGACGTAAAATTGGTTTTCCAAGAATTGCAATTACTGTGCCTTCAATTGTGATCATGGTTCCAGGTTTGTATATGTATCGTGCAATGTTTAATTTGGGATTAACGTCATTGAATGCTGGTGCCTTATGGATGGTGCAGGCCTTAATGATTGTCATTTGCTTACCATTAGGACTGATTGCAGCTAGAATTTTAATGGACAAAGATTGGCGTCATGCAGGATAA
- a CDS encoding asparaginase, translating into MQKKILLLSTGGTIASVVSDAGLVPKESGEQLINMLGELPYDITVEDILQLDSSNIQPEEWKLIAEKIFENRNKYDGIVVSHGTDTMAYTASMLAFMLQNINIPVVLTGSQVPINVVLSDAPDNLRLAFAAAATCCPNIYLAFDRKVMLGCRSVKVRTINFDAFESVNVPPVAKVTSDGLVFSEQNLSKNTRECTLNTEINPHVSLVKLFPGFDPKLLFAMVKSGCKGIVIEAYGLGGMNYIRRNMVGAVGELIRQGIPVIASSQCLYERSDLTKYEVGREALLEGAISARDMTSESAITKLMWGLGQGWDVHQIAEFFNTDVVGEVTIEKDDTLRVD; encoded by the coding sequence ATGCAAAAGAAAATTTTATTGCTTTCTACTGGGGGAACAATTGCTTCTGTTGTGTCAGATGCAGGCTTAGTGCCTAAGGAATCTGGAGAACAATTGATCAATATGTTGGGTGAGCTGCCATATGATATTACGGTTGAAGATATCTTGCAACTTGATTCTTCTAATATTCAGCCTGAAGAATGGAAGTTAATTGCAGAAAAAATTTTTGAAAACAGAAATAAATATGATGGTATTGTAGTTTCTCACGGTACAGATACGATGGCATATACAGCATCGATGCTCGCTTTCATGCTACAAAATATTAATATCCCAGTTGTTCTAACTGGAAGTCAGGTTCCGATTAACGTGGTTTTAAGTGATGCGCCAGATAATTTAAGACTAGCCTTTGCAGCAGCAGCTACTTGTTGTCCAAATATTTATTTGGCTTTTGATCGAAAAGTAATGTTGGGATGCCGCAGTGTAAAGGTTAGGACGATAAACTTTGATGCTTTTGAAAGCGTGAATGTACCGCCTGTTGCTAAAGTTACATCCGATGGTCTTGTTTTTTCTGAGCAGAATTTGTCAAAAAATACTAGAGAATGTACTTTAAATACGGAAATTAATCCCCATGTTTCACTAGTAAAATTATTTCCTGGTTTTGATCCCAAGTTACTATTTGCAATGGTTAAAAGTGGATGTAAGGGAATTGTTATTGAGGCGTATGGCTTAGGTGGAATGAATTATATTAGACGAAATATGGTAGGAGCAGTTGGTGAATTAATTCGCCAGGGAATACCAGTAATTGCAAGTAGCCAATGCTTATATGAACGCAGTGACCTTACTAAGTATGAAGTAGGTAGAGAAGCTCTTCTTGAAGGCGCAATTAGTGCGCGTGATATGACATCTGAAAGTGCCATTACTAAGTTAATGTGGGGCTTAGGTCAAGGATGGGACGTTCATCAAATTGCTGAATTTTTTAATACTGATGTAGTTGGTGAAGTAACAATAGAAAAAGACGATACACTTCGTGTAGATTAG
- a CDS encoding cation-translocating P-type ATPase, whose translation MKNNFKQPIGLTSAEVDQRTKEGKVNRAVNDQAKTTWQIIKENTFTYFNLIFLVLSILLVIVGEYKDLTFLPVIIANMIIGIVQELRAKRVLDKLNVMNTTKIAVIRDGKEEVIPIENLVLGDVIVLQTGDQIPADGQVISGTLRVNEALLTGEADEIEKDVGSELMSGSFVVSGKAYARLEKVGKNSYVSKLTLEAKSMNSKEGSEMVRSINRLIKWVGIIIIPCGIALFIVARYVNHLNLADSVVSMEAAVIGMIPEGLYLLTTIALALAAMRLARSQVMLHDMKSVETLARVNVLCVDKTGTITEPKMEVEKIIPVNTSTDNLAKNISIFAQNMPHDNATIKAVADVFNQKSDIKVKKIIPFTSVNKYSGAVVGESTLLMGAPEFVLRDQFKDYEKEINQYTSQGYRVLAFAQYPEALEDEKQNLSKAVELLGYILISNPIRKEAKSTFKYFERQGVDVKVISGDNPLTVARVAKQAGIKDADKLIDATEIGEGDYEEVVKKYNVFGRVKPDQKKKLIKALQKNGNTVAMTGDGVNDILAMKSADCSIAMASGNSAAVQASQVVLLDSDFARMPKVVDEGRKVVNNIERSASLFLVKNIFSFLMAIFSLVFAMSYPLRPAQIALISAFTIGLPSFLLALENNYNRIRGKFIPNVLSRAIPGGITDMLAVSILVVADMVLALGRQEVATTATMLLVAVGMMVLYHISRPLNKFRWTVLGGSFLALVLAVIFFHNLFALSRISATAVFLLLVLFFAEITIFRFLSKFADGVREVLVVYDQKGKDLTLNDIKHAYSKGRSLVNMPSGK comes from the coding sequence ATGAAAAATAATTTTAAACAACCAATTGGGTTAACAAGTGCAGAAGTTGATCAAAGAACTAAAGAAGGAAAAGTAAACCGTGCTGTTAATGATCAGGCTAAGACGACATGGCAAATTATCAAAGAAAACACTTTTACATATTTCAACTTAATTTTTCTAGTACTATCCATCTTATTAGTAATTGTTGGTGAGTATAAGGATTTAACTTTCTTACCAGTAATTATTGCGAATATGATCATTGGGATTGTTCAAGAATTACGCGCAAAAAGAGTTTTAGATAAGTTAAACGTAATGAATACAACTAAAATTGCTGTAATTCGCGATGGAAAAGAAGAAGTTATTCCTATTGAAAACCTAGTCTTAGGAGATGTAATTGTCCTTCAGACTGGTGATCAGATTCCGGCCGACGGACAGGTTATTTCGGGAACCTTACGTGTAAATGAGGCCTTGTTAACCGGTGAAGCAGATGAAATAGAAAAAGACGTTGGTAGCGAATTAATGTCTGGAAGCTTTGTAGTGTCTGGGAAAGCATACGCACGACTTGAAAAAGTTGGGAAGAATTCTTATGTTTCTAAGTTAACTTTAGAAGCTAAGTCAATGAATTCAAAAGAAGGATCAGAGATGGTCCGTTCGATCAATCGATTAATTAAGTGGGTTGGAATTATTATTATTCCATGTGGAATAGCACTTTTCATTGTTGCTCGCTATGTGAATCACTTGAATTTAGCTGATAGCGTGGTATCGATGGAAGCAGCGGTAATTGGGATGATTCCAGAGGGATTGTATTTGTTAACAACGATTGCTTTAGCCTTAGCTGCAATGCGCTTAGCGCGGTCCCAAGTAATGCTGCATGATATGAAGAGCGTTGAAACATTAGCTAGAGTTAATGTTTTATGCGTTGACAAGACGGGGACAATTACTGAACCAAAAATGGAAGTTGAAAAAATTATCCCGGTTAACACAAGTACAGATAATTTAGCAAAAAATATTTCTATTTTTGCCCAAAATATGCCCCATGATAATGCCACAATTAAGGCAGTAGCAGACGTTTTTAATCAAAAGTCTGATATCAAAGTAAAAAAGATCATTCCTTTCACATCAGTAAATAAGTATAGTGGAGCCGTTGTTGGTGAAAGTACGTTACTTATGGGTGCACCGGAGTTTGTATTACGTGATCAATTTAAAGATTATGAAAAAGAAATCAACCAATATACTAGTCAAGGCTATCGGGTTTTGGCTTTTGCTCAATATCCAGAAGCCTTGGAAGATGAAAAGCAAAATCTCTCTAAAGCAGTTGAATTACTCGGCTATATTTTAATTTCTAATCCAATTCGAAAAGAAGCTAAGAGCACCTTTAAGTACTTTGAACGGCAAGGGGTCGATGTCAAGGTTATTTCAGGGGATAATCCGCTAACAGTAGCTAGAGTAGCTAAGCAAGCTGGAATTAAGGATGCTGATAAACTAATTGATGCTACTGAAATTGGTGAAGGTGACTATGAAGAAGTTGTCAAAAAGTACAATGTTTTTGGCCGAGTTAAGCCTGATCAAAAGAAAAAGTTGATTAAGGCACTTCAAAAGAATGGTAATACAGTTGCCATGACTGGAGATGGTGTTAACGATATTTTAGCCATGAAGAGTGCAGATTGTTCAATTGCCATGGCATCAGGAAATAGCGCAGCTGTGCAAGCTTCTCAAGTAGTTTTACTTGATTCTGATTTTGCTAGAATGCCAAAAGTTGTTGATGAAGGTAGAAAAGTAGTTAACAATATTGAAAGATCAGCTAGCTTATTCTTGGTTAAAAATATTTTCTCGTTCCTGATGGCTATTTTCTCTTTGGTTTTTGCAATGTCATATCCATTAAGGCCGGCACAGATTGCCTTAATCTCGGCATTTACGATTGGACTACCATCATTTTTACTTGCTCTTGAAAATAATTACAACCGTATTCGCGGAAAATTTATTCCAAATGTTTTATCTCGCGCAATTCCAGGTGGAATTACAGACATGCTTGCTGTGTCGATCTTGGTAGTTGCTGATATGGTTTTAGCTCTAGGGCGACAAGAAGTCGCTACAACTGCCACGATGCTTTTAGTTGCAGTAGGGATGATGGTTCTATACCATATTTCAAGACCATTGAATAAGTTTAGATGGACAGTATTAGGTGGTTCATTCTTGGCTCTGGTTTTAGCAGTTATTTTCTTCCATAACTTATTTGCTCTTTCACGTATCTCGGCAACTGCAGTATTTTTACTGTTAGTGTTGTTCTTTGCAGAAATTACTATTTTCAGATTCTTGAGTAAATTTGCGGACGGAGTAAGGGAAGTCTTAGTTGTTTATGATCAAAAGGGAAAAGATTTGACTCTAAATGATATCAAGCATGCATATAGTAAGGGAAGAAGTTTGGTGAATATGCCATCAGGTAAATAA
- the ybaK gene encoding Cys-tRNA(Pro) deacylase has translation MSKKNKKKKLNKTLVEKMLDQQKIPYKQLSFNTIQKGDVKQMDTSILDDEEALVYKTLVCEGNKNSPVVGVVPVTEHLSMKKLAKASGNKKCELLPLKKLVATTGYVHGANTPIGIYQKHHFPIYLDSGMKEHDQIAVSSGEVGRSIMINPEDLQKITEATFVDLLE, from the coding sequence ATGTCGAAAAAAAATAAAAAGAAAAAACTTAATAAGACGTTAGTCGAAAAAATGCTCGACCAACAAAAAATTCCATATAAACAACTATCATTTAACACCATTCAAAAGGGTGATGTTAAACAAATGGATACTTCCATTTTAGACGATGAAGAGGCTTTGGTCTACAAAACCTTAGTATGTGAAGGAAATAAAAATAGTCCAGTAGTTGGCGTTGTGCCAGTTACTGAACATTTGAGCATGAAAAAACTCGCTAAAGCTTCTGGCAATAAAAAGTGTGAACTGCTTCCTCTCAAGAAGTTAGTTGCTACAACGGGATATGTTCATGGCGCAAACACACCAATTGGTATTTATCAAAAACATCATTTTCCAATTTATCTCGACAGCGGTATGAAAGAACATGATCAAATTGCTGTTTCAAGCGGTGAAGTTGGACGCAGTATTATGATTAATCCAGAAGATCTACAAAAAATCACTGAAGCCACTTTTGTTGATTTATTAGAGTAA
- the prmA gene encoding 50S ribosomal protein L11 methyltransferase — MKLLAVKVECSHELEDGLSFFMQDELDAQGIESRKRSDFVAEGQKHDSSLVELDDIENLPKDLELTAYFNYENADKKELVKKITDKIAEMKGYGLNTGEVSISTKEVADEDWNTAWQKYYHVIDFSRHLAIVPEWEDYHPAFSDQKLIRLDPGLAFGTGGHTTTQLVLLAMERALVKPMSVLDIGTGSGILAIAASKLGASHVLGTDISDEAVTAAKENIALNDVNNINVRKANLLKDIDDKYDLIVANILADILLELIPDLDSHLNKEGKVIFSGIDYLQLPKVEKALAENNFEIKMKMQEGRWIGLLIARKPD; from the coding sequence GTGAAATTATTAGCAGTAAAAGTTGAATGTAGTCATGAACTTGAAGACGGATTAAGTTTTTTCATGCAAGATGAACTAGATGCACAAGGAATTGAAAGTCGTAAGCGAAGCGATTTTGTTGCTGAAGGCCAAAAGCATGATAGTAGTTTAGTTGAACTTGATGATATTGAAAACTTACCAAAGGATTTGGAGTTAACAGCATATTTTAATTACGAAAATGCTGATAAAAAAGAGCTAGTTAAAAAAATTACCGATAAGATTGCGGAGATGAAGGGTTATGGCTTAAATACTGGCGAAGTTTCAATCAGTACTAAAGAAGTGGCAGATGAAGATTGGAATACAGCTTGGCAGAAATATTATCACGTAATTGATTTTTCTCGTCATCTGGCTATTGTTCCTGAATGGGAAGATTACCACCCAGCATTTTCTGATCAAAAATTGATTCGCCTAGATCCAGGTCTAGCTTTCGGAACCGGTGGTCATACTACAACTCAACTTGTTTTACTTGCAATGGAGCGTGCTTTAGTTAAACCAATGTCAGTTTTGGATATTGGGACTGGATCAGGTATTCTAGCTATTGCTGCCAGTAAATTAGGGGCAAGTCATGTTTTAGGAACTGATATTTCTGACGAGGCAGTTACAGCTGCAAAAGAAAATATTGCGCTAAATGATGTAAATAATATTAATGTGCGCAAGGCTAACTTACTAAAAGACATTGATGATAAATATGATTTGATTGTAGCCAATATTTTAGCTGATATTTTGTTAGAATTAATTCCAGACTTAGATAGTCACTTAAATAAAGAAGGAAAGGTTATTTTCTCTGGAATTGACTATTTACAGCTACCTAAAGTTGAAAAAGCTCTTGCAGAAAATAATTTTGAAATTAAAATGAAAATGCAAGAAGGACGCTGGATTGGTCTATTAATTGCTAGAAAACCAGATTAA